The following are encoded in a window of Arctopsyche grandis isolate Sample6627 chromosome 4, ASM5162203v2, whole genome shotgun sequence genomic DNA:
- the LOC143910808 gene encoding uncharacterized protein LOC143910808 gives MAAERKKIEAFEMWYWRRMLRIPWTAKRTNISILNELRVKDSLSTICLRRALQFFGHVARRDDGNLEKLVVVGATEGRIGRGSSPTRWTDQVKKALHCSVVTALRKAESREEWRRLVAKHTPEQPTTAHGENP, from the coding sequence ATGGCAGCTGAACGAAAGAAAATTGAGGCGTTTGAAATGTGGTACTGGAGAAGGATGCTGAGGATCCCCTGGACAGCTAAACGCACCAACATCTCAATCCTGAATGAGCTTCGGGTGAAAGACAGCCTATCCACGATATGTCTGCGTCGAGCTCTGCAATTCTTTGGACACGTGGCGAGAAGGGATGATGGCAACCTGGAGAAACTTGTCGTAGTTGGTGCCACTGAGGGGAGGATAGGAAGAGGAAGCTCTCCTACTCGATGGACTGACCAAGTCAAGAAAGCTCTACACTGCTCTGTAGTCACTGCTCTTCGAAAAGCCGAATCCAGGGAGGAGTGGAGAAGACTCGTCGCCAAACACACCCCTGAACAACCAACCACGGCTCATGGAGAGAATCCTTAG